The Sporosarcina ureae genome includes a region encoding these proteins:
- the cydC gene encoding thiol reductant ABC exporter subunit CydC, protein MNLYQQHILPYARKYNKTILSTILLGTLTILSAAMLTFTSGYLISRTSERPETILLVYIPIVAVRTFGISRAALRYVERLLGHNAVLKIIADMRVQLYHVLEPQALFIRSRFQTGDLLGALADDIEHLQDVYIRTLFPTVIGLFLFSFSVIVLAVYDWKFALIMAVLLAIVTFVYPMLSLYIMKKNQLQSKKLHSQLYNTMTEGIFGLRDWIISGRKEQFLASFKEESHASHAIDKKLAYWQQSRTMQLQIFSGLLVLVVGVWAGQQAATGSLAPTYIAAFTLVTLPILEGLIPVSFAIERLPAYEASLQRIDNIHKQNTTVNQIALELDDVDEVSIVLDDVSYRYEGEQEHAVRNISLVIQPGEKIAVLGKSGAGKSTLIQLLLGTVQPTSGHVHVNEQSASLYGDSMYEIMSVLNQKPYLFATTVLNNIKLGKASATIEDVQRVAEQVGLYEYLQSLPEGLKTQMEETGQRFSGGERQRIALARILLKQTPVVILDEPTVGLDPVTEHSLVETLHHSLEDKTVVWITHHLMGMEKMDRILFMDDGEVVMNGTHTELVATNERYRQLYALDQGI, encoded by the coding sequence ATGAACTTGTACCAACAACATATACTTCCCTACGCCCGTAAATACAATAAAACGATTTTATCGACTATATTGCTCGGAACATTGACCATTCTTTCGGCTGCGATGTTGACTTTTACATCAGGATACTTAATTTCTCGTACATCGGAAAGGCCTGAAACGATATTACTCGTTTATATTCCGATCGTGGCAGTCCGGACATTTGGTATTTCGCGTGCAGCGTTACGATATGTAGAGCGTCTGCTCGGCCACAATGCCGTATTGAAGATTATTGCGGATATGCGCGTCCAGCTATATCACGTACTCGAGCCACAAGCATTATTCATTCGTTCCCGTTTTCAAACGGGCGATTTACTTGGGGCGCTAGCGGATGATATTGAACATTTACAAGATGTGTATATTCGTACGCTATTTCCTACGGTCATCGGTTTATTTCTATTCAGTTTTTCGGTAATTGTATTGGCGGTCTATGATTGGAAATTTGCGCTTATTATGGCGGTGTTGCTGGCGATTGTGACATTTGTTTATCCCATGCTTTCCCTTTATATAATGAAGAAAAATCAACTGCAGTCGAAAAAACTTCACAGTCAATTATATAATACAATGACAGAAGGAATTTTTGGTTTGCGTGATTGGATCATCAGCGGGAGAAAAGAACAATTTCTTGCTTCATTTAAAGAAGAAAGTCATGCAAGCCATGCCATTGATAAAAAATTAGCGTATTGGCAACAATCTCGAACGATGCAATTGCAAATTTTCTCTGGATTACTAGTTTTAGTTGTCGGTGTTTGGGCAGGACAGCAAGCGGCAACAGGTTCATTGGCACCTACGTATATTGCTGCATTTACATTGGTGACGTTGCCGATTTTGGAAGGTTTGATTCCTGTGTCATTCGCGATCGAACGATTACCTGCTTATGAAGCATCTTTGCAAAGGATTGACAACATTCATAAGCAAAACACTACAGTGAATCAAATCGCACTGGAGCTAGATGATGTAGATGAAGTGTCTATAGTCCTCGATGATGTGAGTTATCGTTATGAAGGTGAGCAAGAACATGCGGTACGAAATATTTCACTTGTCATTCAACCAGGTGAAAAAATTGCAGTACTTGGTAAGAGTGGCGCAGGAAAATCCACTCTTATACAGTTATTATTAGGCACTGTTCAGCCGACAAGCGGACACGTACATGTCAATGAACAATCCGCCTCTCTCTATGGAGACTCTATGTATGAGATCATGAGCGTCTTAAATCAAAAGCCTTATCTTTTTGCCACAACAGTTCTGAATAACATAAAATTGGGTAAAGCGTCTGCTACTATAGAGGACGTACAACGGGTAGCTGAACAAGTCGGTTTATATGAGTATTTGCAATCACTTCCCGAAGGCTTGAAAACTCAAATGGAAGAAACAGGACAAAGATTCTCAGGCGGAGAGCGTCAACGAATTGCTTTGGCGCGAATATTATTAAAACAAACGCCAGTTGTTATTTTGGATGAGCCGACTGTCGGTTTGGATCCGGTAACAGAGCACTCCCTTGTCGAAACGCTTCATCACTCGTTAGAAGATAAAACGGTCGTATGGATCACACATCATTTAATGGGAATGGAAAAAATGGATCGTATTCTTTTCATGGATGATGGGGAAGTCGTCATGAACGGGACACATACAGAACTAGTAGCTACGAATGAGAGGTATCGTCAGCTGTATGCATTGGATCAAGGTATATAA
- the cydD gene encoding thiol reductant ABC exporter subunit CydD, with translation MDKYLLQYKGSKQVMVLIGLLTVVQSIAIVIQAIFLAKAITQLFQGADWSEALRSFVIFVVANSLRHVIQWAKERISYRFADLTAKDYEQQLLKKIFDLGPQVVGKYGSGHLVTLGLEGVPKFRKYLELLIPRTLAMAIVPFVIVVYVFTLDIMSAVTLIIVLPILIIFLILIGLVSKKKIDEQMDTYRLLSRHFVDSLRGIVTLKYLGRSRAHEQSIAIVSNKYRVATNRSLRYAFLSSFSLDFFASLSVAVVAVELGLRLINGQILLEPSLAILILAPEFFSPVRELGNDFHATADGKDASLQIHNILEEETTVQPVIVSPIAAWNDEAKMALRNVQVKIDEQTIFEGLDLELHGFTKVGVIGHSGAGKSTLIDVLSGFTLPTDGSCVLDGQELPHLATADWQKQIAYIPQHPTIFPDTVMGNIRFYEPDATLQEVQDAAERVGLDQLIATFPAGYEERIGAGGRVLSGGEEQRIALARSLLQRRQILLFDEPTAHLDIETEHELKQMMLPLLEDKLVVFATHRIHWMQEMDTIVVLENGKVVETGSHEQLLQQDGAYCRLLEARGRGHAV, from the coding sequence ATGGATAAATATTTGCTTCAATACAAAGGAAGTAAACAAGTGATGGTGTTGATTGGACTACTTACTGTAGTTCAATCCATCGCCATTGTAATTCAAGCGATTTTTTTAGCGAAAGCCATTACACAATTGTTCCAAGGTGCAGACTGGAGTGAAGCACTTCGGTCATTTGTGATTTTTGTCGTCGCAAACAGTTTGCGTCATGTAATTCAATGGGCAAAAGAGCGTATTTCGTATCGCTTCGCCGATTTAACAGCAAAGGATTACGAGCAACAATTACTGAAGAAAATCTTTGATCTAGGTCCTCAAGTAGTTGGGAAATATGGGTCTGGACATTTGGTGACACTTGGTTTGGAAGGCGTCCCGAAGTTCAGAAAGTATCTAGAATTGCTAATACCGCGGACGTTAGCGATGGCTATTGTTCCGTTTGTCATTGTGGTATATGTCTTTACATTAGATATCATGTCGGCTGTGACACTTATTATAGTGTTGCCGATTCTAATCATTTTCTTAATACTCATTGGATTGGTTTCGAAGAAGAAAATTGATGAACAAATGGATACGTACCGTTTATTATCTCGGCACTTTGTCGATTCGTTACGGGGGATTGTGACGTTGAAATATTTAGGACGAAGCCGAGCGCATGAGCAATCCATTGCGATAGTCAGTAATAAATATCGTGTGGCGACGAATCGTTCGTTGCGTTATGCGTTCCTGTCTTCGTTTTCATTGGATTTCTTTGCAAGTCTATCTGTAGCGGTAGTGGCGGTTGAACTCGGTCTGCGATTGATCAACGGACAAATTCTACTTGAACCGTCTCTTGCTATTTTGATTTTGGCGCCTGAGTTTTTCTCTCCTGTTAGAGAGTTAGGGAACGACTTCCACGCGACAGCTGATGGCAAGGATGCAAGCTTACAAATTCACAATATCTTGGAAGAGGAAACAACCGTTCAGCCAGTGATTGTTTCACCGATTGCCGCTTGGAACGACGAGGCAAAGATGGCGTTACGAAATGTTCAAGTCAAAATCGATGAACAAACTATATTTGAAGGGTTGGACTTAGAACTACATGGATTCACAAAAGTAGGCGTTATTGGTCATTCAGGGGCAGGAAAATCAACACTTATTGATGTTTTATCAGGTTTCACACTACCGACTGATGGAAGTTGTGTGCTAGACGGACAAGAATTGCCGCACTTAGCTACTGCTGATTGGCAAAAACAAATTGCGTATATTCCACAGCATCCTACGATTTTCCCGGATACTGTCATGGGAAATATCCGCTTTTATGAACCAGATGCTACATTGCAGGAAGTACAAGATGCGGCAGAGCGCGTGGGTCTGGATCAGTTGATCGCAACATTCCCGGCAGGTTATGAAGAACGGATCGGAGCGGGTGGAAGGGTGCTGAGCGGTGGAGAAGAACAGCGGATCGCGCTCGCTCGTTCGTTACTGCAACGTCGTCAAATTTTATTATTTGATGAGCCAACTGCTCATTTGGATATTGAAACAGAGCATGAATTAAAGCAAATGATGTTACCGCTTCTAGAAGACAAACTCGTGGTGTTTGCGACGCATCGTATTCATTGGATGCAGGAAATGGATACCATCGTAGTACTAGAAAATGGTAAAGTGGTGGAAACGGGCTCTCACGAACAATTATTGCAGCAAGACGGGGCTTACTGTCGTTTACTTGAAGCGCGTGGAAGGGGGCATGCTGTATGA
- the cydB gene encoding cytochrome d ubiquinol oxidase subunit II, which produces MPLSDIWFILIAVLFIGFIFLEGFDFGVGMSTKFLARNDLEKRIVMNTIGPVWDANEVWLITAGGAMFAAFPHWYATAFSGFYLPFVVLLLAFIIRGVAFEFRNKVDSKAWVKTWDWAVFIGSILPPILFGVFFTSLIRGLPIDADMNMYASFTDFVNVYTVIGGVTFVLLSYLHGLLFIGLKTVDELRERANAAARKVYALSGVFLVLFIIFTYLDTDAFTDHGTILIPLYSLALVLYGLLFFFLKTKREGLSFTMTGLVLIMIMASIFIALFPNVMISSMDPAFNMSIAEAASGDYSLKIMTIVAFTMVPIVLAYTIWSYYVFRKRLTGDKEHLEY; this is translated from the coding sequence ATGCCATTAAGTGATATTTGGTTTATATTGATCGCTGTCCTATTCATAGGATTTATCTTCTTAGAAGGATTTGACTTCGGCGTTGGAATGAGTACGAAGTTCTTGGCGCGTAATGATTTGGAGAAACGTATTGTCATGAATACAATTGGACCTGTGTGGGATGCGAATGAAGTCTGGTTGATTACAGCGGGTGGTGCGATGTTCGCTGCATTCCCACACTGGTATGCGACCGCTTTTAGTGGTTTCTATTTACCGTTTGTTGTCTTGTTGCTAGCCTTCATCATTCGAGGTGTAGCATTCGAGTTTCGTAATAAAGTCGATTCCAAAGCTTGGGTCAAGACGTGGGACTGGGCGGTATTCATTGGGAGTATCTTACCTCCAATCCTATTTGGCGTATTTTTCACGAGTTTGATTCGTGGATTACCGATTGATGCAGATATGAACATGTATGCAAGCTTTACGGACTTCGTCAATGTCTACACAGTTATTGGCGGTGTGACATTTGTCCTATTGTCGTATCTGCATGGTTTGCTGTTTATCGGCTTAAAAACTGTAGACGAGTTACGTGAGCGTGCAAATGCAGCAGCACGTAAAGTGTATGCATTGTCTGGAGTATTCCTAGTTTTGTTTATCATCTTTACGTATTTGGACACAGACGCCTTTACAGATCATGGTACGATTCTGATCCCATTATATAGTCTGGCGCTGGTCTTATACGGTTTACTGTTCTTCTTCTTGAAAACGAAGCGAGAAGGACTGAGCTTTACGATGACTGGTTTAGTGTTGATCATGATCATGGCAAGCATTTTCATCGCGTTATTCCCGAATGTGATGATCAGTTCAATGGACCCTGCATTTAATATGTCGATTGCAGAGGCAGCTTCAGGAGACTATTCATTGAAGATCATGACAATCGTAGCATTTACTATGGTGCCAATCGTTTTGGCGTATACAATTTGGAGTTATTACGTGTTCCGTAAACGGTTGACAGGTGATAAGGAGCATCTAGAATACTAA
- a CDS encoding cytochrome ubiquinol oxidase subunit I produces MEEVLLARIQFASTTLFHFIFVPLSIGLALIIAIMQTMYVVKKDEVYLKMTKFWSVFFLINFAIGVVTGIIQEFQFGMNWSAYSRFVGDIFGAPLAIEALLAFFLESTFIGIWIFGWNKLPKKLHLACIWLVSIGTVMSAFWILAANSFMQNPTGYVLQNGRAEMNDVVALLTNEKLWVAFPHTIFGSFATGAFFVVGVSAWYLIKKRQVDFFKKSLKISLVVGMLSGLGIAFTGHAQAQYLMHAQPMKMAAAEALWEDSGDPAAWTLFAKIDVEKRETTKRIDIPYMLSYLTYSEFKGKVQGMNALEQQMIDQHGEGEYLPPVKTTFWSFRIMVITGGTLLGLGALGLFLMFRKKIMESVWFLRILIVGIFLPFIGNSFGWIMSEMGRQPWVVNGLMKTADGISPNVSAGQILFSLISFSTIYTILGIIMVVLFVKFIQRGPEEQPEEDVSATDPFETGGAGHAIK; encoded by the coding sequence TTGGAAGAAGTCTTATTAGCGAGAATCCAATTCGCATCAACTACATTGTTCCATTTCATTTTCGTCCCTTTATCCATCGGCTTAGCACTGATTATAGCGATCATGCAAACGATGTATGTAGTGAAGAAAGATGAAGTGTACTTGAAAATGACGAAGTTCTGGAGTGTGTTTTTCCTAATTAACTTCGCGATCGGCGTAGTGACCGGAATCATACAAGAGTTTCAATTTGGAATGAACTGGTCGGCTTACTCTAGATTTGTTGGGGATATCTTTGGTGCTCCACTAGCAATTGAAGCTTTACTAGCGTTTTTCCTAGAATCTACATTTATCGGAATTTGGATATTTGGTTGGAATAAGCTTCCGAAGAAATTACATTTAGCTTGTATCTGGTTAGTATCAATCGGAACGGTTATGTCCGCATTCTGGATTTTGGCAGCTAATTCATTCATGCAAAATCCAACAGGCTATGTACTACAAAATGGCCGTGCGGAAATGAATGATGTAGTCGCCTTGCTGACGAATGAAAAACTATGGGTTGCGTTCCCGCATACGATTTTTGGAAGTTTCGCTACGGGCGCATTCTTCGTTGTCGGTGTCAGTGCGTGGTATTTGATCAAGAAAAGACAAGTAGACTTCTTTAAAAAGTCTTTGAAGATTTCATTAGTCGTTGGTATGTTGTCAGGTCTCGGTATTGCATTTACAGGTCACGCTCAAGCTCAATACTTGATGCATGCACAACCAATGAAGATGGCTGCGGCAGAAGCGCTATGGGAAGATAGCGGTGATCCGGCTGCATGGACGTTGTTTGCCAAGATTGACGTGGAAAAAAGAGAGACAACTAAGCGTATCGATATACCTTATATGTTGAGCTATTTAACATACAGTGAGTTTAAAGGGAAAGTACAAGGTATGAATGCATTAGAACAACAAATGATTGACCAGCATGGGGAAGGAGAATATCTTCCGCCTGTTAAAACGACATTTTGGAGCTTCCGTATAATGGTGATCACAGGCGGTACACTACTTGGATTAGGCGCACTTGGTTTGTTCCTCATGTTCCGAAAGAAAATTATGGAGTCCGTTTGGTTCTTACGAATTTTAATAGTGGGGATTTTCCTACCGTTTATAGGAAATTCATTTGGTTGGATTATGTCTGAAATGGGACGGCAGCCATGGGTAGTAAATGGCCTGATGAAAACAGCTGATGGGATTTCACCAAACGTCTCAGCAGGGCAGATTCTATTTTCACTTATTTCCTTTTCTACCATCTATACGATCCTCGGTATCATCATGGTCGTATTGTTCGTAAAATTCATCCAGCGTGGCCCCGAAGAACAACCGGAAGAGGATGTATCGGCAACAGATCCATTTGAAACTGGAGGTGCAGGACATGCCATTAAGTGA